In Desulfopila inferna, a single window of DNA contains:
- a CDS encoding molybdopterin-dependent oxidoreductase: MKLDRRSFIKYAAAASAITTAGSLFPGISFADWTRQQGAPGILSWKKSPCRFCGTGCGVLVGVSEGRAVAVKGDPNCSVNKGLCCVKGYHSIQALYGNDRITMAKVRRNNEMIEVPIEEALDLIAEKAKETIRDHGKDAVAIYGSGQWTIPDGYVASKLFKGCIGTNNVEANARLCMSSAVTGFMTSFGLDEPMGCYEDIDHADVFVTWGNNMAEMHPVLFSRMLANRKRRKNVTIIDFATRTTRSSQASDRSILFKPQTDLAVANAICHEIIKNNWVNRDFIDKHVSFHKGKTSIGYGTEDHFQFTDKAESISFEEYTLFLEDYTPEKVERISGVPARDIKYLAALYGDPAKKVTSFWCMGMNQHTRGTWINNLVYNIHLLVGKISTPGNSPFSLTGQPSACGTVREVGTLTHKLPHGVVANEQDRAMAEEIWELAPGSIDPKPTYHTVEMFRALDRGDIRFIWIQVTNPMVTMPNLKRYREGAQKDGRFIVVSDVYPTPTTDIADVILPAAMWIEQEGMFGNSERRTQHFEQIVDPPGEAMSDTWQIIEVARRLGYEKQFPWSRDNYIEKIWEEYRLFHAGPKHEMAPYSVLRQRSGVQWPFVDGRETRWRYNPQYDPACTSGDDFHFYGKKDNRAWIWARPYEPAAESPDSEYSFWLNTGRVLEHWHTGSMTRRVPVLHNAVPSSYVEINPEDAAQLGLVDGEKVKISSRRGSIVMPASIRGRGMPPRGQVFVPFFDEKYLINEVTLDAFCPISKQPDYKKCAVKVEKA; the protein is encoded by the coding sequence ATGAAACTCGATAGAAGATCATTTATTAAATATGCCGCAGCCGCCAGTGCCATTACCACGGCAGGATCACTTTTCCCCGGTATTTCCTTTGCCGACTGGACTCGTCAGCAGGGAGCACCCGGCATTCTTTCATGGAAAAAATCTCCTTGCCGTTTTTGCGGTACCGGCTGCGGTGTACTCGTCGGTGTCTCCGAGGGCCGGGCGGTTGCCGTAAAAGGCGATCCCAACTGTAGTGTCAACAAGGGGTTGTGCTGTGTAAAAGGCTACCATTCCATCCAGGCCCTCTACGGCAACGACAGGATCACCATGGCCAAAGTGCGCCGCAACAACGAAATGATCGAGGTACCCATAGAAGAAGCCCTCGATCTTATCGCCGAAAAGGCGAAAGAAACCATACGCGACCATGGCAAAGATGCGGTGGCCATCTACGGTTCGGGCCAGTGGACCATACCGGATGGCTATGTGGCCTCCAAATTGTTCAAGGGCTGCATCGGTACCAACAATGTCGAGGCAAACGCCAGATTGTGCATGTCCAGCGCTGTAACCGGGTTTATGACCAGCTTTGGTCTGGATGAACCCATGGGATGTTACGAAGACATAGATCACGCCGATGTCTTTGTCACCTGGGGCAATAACATGGCGGAAATGCATCCGGTGCTTTTTTCCAGAATGCTTGCCAACCGCAAGCGCAGGAAAAATGTGACAATCATAGATTTTGCCACCCGGACAACGCGCAGCAGCCAGGCCTCTGATCGTTCGATACTCTTCAAACCGCAGACCGACCTGGCTGTGGCCAACGCCATCTGCCATGAGATAATCAAAAATAACTGGGTCAACCGGGACTTCATCGACAAACACGTATCCTTCCACAAAGGGAAAACCTCTATCGGCTATGGCACCGAAGACCATTTCCAGTTCACGGATAAAGCCGAATCCATATCTTTCGAAGAGTATACCCTTTTCCTGGAAGACTATACTCCGGAAAAAGTGGAGCGGATCTCAGGCGTGCCGGCAAGAGATATAAAATACCTCGCCGCTCTCTACGGCGATCCCGCCAAAAAAGTCACCTCTTTCTGGTGTATGGGCATGAATCAGCATACACGGGGCACCTGGATCAATAATCTGGTCTACAATATTCATCTGCTGGTTGGCAAAATTTCCACTCCCGGCAACAGCCCCTTTTCCCTGACCGGCCAGCCCAGCGCCTGCGGCACAGTGCGCGAGGTCGGCACCCTGACCCACAAACTCCCCCATGGAGTGGTCGCCAATGAACAGGACCGGGCAATGGCGGAAGAGATCTGGGAACTTGCCCCCGGCTCTATTGATCCCAAACCTACCTATCATACCGTCGAAATGTTTCGTGCTCTGGACCGCGGCGATATCCGCTTTATCTGGATCCAGGTGACCAATCCGATGGTGACCATGCCCAATTTAAAGCGGTATCGAGAGGGGGCTCAAAAGGATGGCCGCTTTATTGTCGTCTCCGATGTTTATCCTACTCCGACAACGGATATCGCCGATGTCATCCTGCCGGCCGCCATGTGGATTGAACAGGAAGGCATGTTCGGCAATTCCGAACGCCGTACCCAGCACTTCGAACAGATCGTCGACCCGCCCGGCGAAGCGATGTCAGACACCTGGCAGATCATCGAGGTGGCGAGAAGGCTGGGCTATGAAAAGCAGTTTCCCTGGTCCCGGGATAATTATATCGAAAAAATATGGGAAGAATATCGATTGTTTCATGCCGGTCCCAAACACGAAATGGCGCCTTATTCCGTACTGCGGCAACGCTCCGGTGTGCAATGGCCTTTCGTCGACGGCAGGGAAACCCGCTGGCGCTACAATCCGCAATACGACCCGGCCTGTACCTCGGGCGATGATTTTCACTTTTACGGCAAGAAGGATAACCGTGCCTGGATATGGGCCCGTCCCTATGAACCGGCTGCGGAATCACCGGATAGTGAATATTCCTTCTGGCTCAACACCGGACGTGTTCTCGAACACTGGCACACCGGCTCGATGACCAGGCGGGTACCGGTTCTGCACAACGCCGTTCCTTCTTCCTATGTGGAAATCAACCCTGAAGATGCCGCCCAGCTCGGCCTGGTAGATGGTGAGAAGGTCAAAATTTCTTCACGGCGCGGGTCCATTGTCATGCCTGCATCGATCCGGGGGCGGGGGATGCCGCCGCGCGGTCAGGTCTTCGTGCCCTTTTTCGATGAAAAATACCTGATCAACGAAGTGACGCTTGACGCATTCTGCCCCATTTCCAAACAACCTGATTATAAAAAGTGCGCCGTCAAAGTGGAGAAAGCATGA
- the dsrP gene encoding sulfate reduction electron transfer complex DsrMKJOP subunit DsrP, whose product MESSPRTGFRAFLFDVIKWNVQGGAGMQIYRLILVAGMALGIYAYSIQAREGLTVTGMNDIVSWGFYISNFTFLVGVAAAAVMLILPAYVFHDPDFHRVVIIGEGVAVGALVMCLTFILVDLGGPLQAWHLIPVIGIFNFPSSILAWDVLVLNGYLLLNALVPLYILYNHYHGRKADERKYRPFVFLAIFWAFSIHMVTAFLYQGLPARPFWNNPLLGPRFLASAFAAGPALITLTLAVIHNLTEYKIDKKVFNKLRLIIVVSAIINLIMLFSEVFKEFYFQTHHSISAVYLFFGLDGHSALVPWIWTSIGMNIIATLVLAFNPGKNNPKVLLPAAALLFIAIWMEKGIGLIVPGLIPSPLGEVVDYLPSWIELAVTVGIFCLGLSVVTFLIRAALVIEDRYEQSASIGT is encoded by the coding sequence ATGGAATCAAGCCCCCGCACAGGTTTTCGCGCCTTTCTTTTCGACGTCATCAAATGGAACGTCCAAGGCGGCGCCGGAATGCAGATATACCGCCTCATCCTGGTTGCCGGAATGGCTCTGGGAATATATGCCTATTCAATCCAGGCCCGTGAAGGGCTTACGGTTACCGGCATGAATGACATCGTCAGCTGGGGGTTTTATATCTCCAACTTCACCTTCCTGGTAGGAGTGGCGGCCGCGGCGGTCATGCTGATACTACCCGCGTACGTGTTTCATGACCCCGATTTCCACCGAGTGGTGATTATCGGTGAAGGTGTTGCCGTCGGCGCACTGGTGATGTGCCTCACCTTCATTCTTGTGGATCTTGGAGGGCCGCTGCAGGCCTGGCATCTTATCCCGGTCATCGGCATCTTCAATTTTCCCTCATCGATCCTGGCCTGGGATGTCCTGGTGCTCAACGGCTACCTGCTGCTCAATGCTCTGGTACCCCTGTATATTCTCTACAACCATTATCACGGCAGGAAGGCCGATGAGAGAAAATACCGTCCCTTTGTCTTCCTGGCCATCTTCTGGGCCTTCTCAATTCATATGGTAACGGCATTCCTTTACCAGGGACTGCCGGCCCGTCCCTTCTGGAACAATCCGCTGCTGGGCCCCAGATTCCTGGCTTCAGCGTTCGCAGCCGGACCTGCACTGATTACTTTGACCCTTGCCGTCATCCATAACCTCACCGAATACAAGATCGACAAAAAGGTGTTCAACAAGCTGCGTTTGATCATTGTGGTCTCGGCGATAATCAACCTGATCATGCTCTTCTCCGAGGTTTTTAAAGAGTTCTACTTCCAGACCCATCATTCAATTTCGGCAGTCTATCTTTTTTTCGGACTTGACGGCCACAGTGCACTTGTCCCCTGGATATGGACCTCCATCGGTATGAATATCATCGCCACCCTGGTACTTGCCTTCAACCCCGGTAAAAATAATCCCAAGGTCCTTCTGCCCGCCGCCGCTCTTCTTTTCATCGCCATCTGGATGGAGAAGGGAATCGGTCTGATAGTCCCGGGTCTCATCCCCTCGCCCCTTGGTGAGGTCGTCGATTACCTGCCGTCCTGGATTGAACTGGCGGTTACAGTCGGTATATTCTGTCTCGGCCTGTCTGTCGTCACTTTCCTGATCCGTGCAGCTCTTGTCATCGAAGACAGATATGAACAAAGCGCCTCGATCGGGACATAG
- the ilvN gene encoding acetolactate synthase small subunit — MTEEQSYILTMLVENKPSVTSRITGLFSGRGYNMESICGAPTHDPKISRITIKTKSSPDQFIEIKGQLNRLIDVIKLRDMTEDEKAVKREMALISVGITPKNRTELIQLVDIFNAKIVNAGADSYIVEVTGTEDKVSSLIELLRPLGIKKVTRSGILALYKELEDSHKTDAND, encoded by the coding sequence ATGACGGAAGAACAGTCCTACATACTAACGATGCTTGTAGAAAATAAACCGAGTGTAACCTCCAGAATAACCGGATTGTTCTCAGGCAGGGGGTACAATATGGAGAGCATCTGCGGTGCTCCTACTCATGATCCTAAAATTTCAAGAATTACCATAAAAACCAAATCATCACCTGATCAATTCATAGAAATCAAGGGTCAACTGAACCGCCTGATCGATGTCATCAAACTCCGCGACATGACCGAGGACGAAAAGGCCGTAAAGAGGGAAATGGCGCTTATAAGTGTCGGAATAACACCCAAGAACAGAACGGAACTGATCCAGCTGGTTGACATTTTCAATGCAAAAATTGTCAATGCGGGGGCCGATTCCTATATCGTTGAAGTAACCGGTACGGAAGACAAAGTAAGCTCGCTGATAGAACTCCTTCGTCCTCTCGGGATCAAGAAGGTTACTCGATCAGGAATACTCGCCCTTTACAAGGAGTTGGAGGACAGTCATAAAACGGATGCCAATGACTGA
- a CDS encoding YheU family protein, with protein MVEEKKVPMDMPHTSVRIPCDQLEPDILLALVEEFITREGTDYGEWEVPLEKMIGEVVDQLKTGKAVIIYDQISQTCNILSKNVLKK; from the coding sequence ATGGTAGAAGAGAAAAAAGTTCCAATGGACATGCCCCACACCTCGGTCAGGATTCCCTGCGATCAGCTCGAACCCGATATTCTGCTGGCTCTGGTGGAAGAATTTATCACCCGGGAGGGCACCGATTATGGCGAATGGGAGGTGCCGCTGGAGAAAATGATCGGGGAGGTAGTAGATCAACTGAAGACTGGCAAGGCTGTCATCATCTATGATCAAATCAGCCAGACCTGTAATATCCTCTCTAAAAATGTCTTAAAGAAATGA
- a CDS encoding 4Fe-4S binding protein: MGHHGAKKNLVPLIDRLNRYPIGLFDNEKLRQILTHLFSEDEAYVASRFPLQESTINELKRATAMDEDKLLSILDGMADKGLVMDLQYGKTTYYLLMPGLIGFFEFTFMKQRADLPVVELARLMTEYLYDDKGQAQEFFGSTTQLTRSLPYEEHIPVSSVVTTYESAREIIKQSSFGAVGQCYCRHKKEHLGESCDRNAPTQGICISLGTAAKFMTRRGFAEKRSKEQLLKVLDTAREYNLTHITDNIRHKPSFICNCCSCCCELLGGVLQGYTNGIAKANYTLAVNPETCLGCGLCVSTCNVKALGLTPLVKEEKRRLIIDEDICLGCGACISACKTGSISLTPCTRPPIPEKKKDLFVKILKEKKRFTPFLLSGIKTKVLRGLGIK; encoded by the coding sequence ATGGGACATCATGGCGCCAAAAAAAATCTGGTTCCGCTCATCGACAGATTAAACCGCTACCCTATCGGCCTTTTCGATAACGAAAAACTGCGGCAGATCCTCACCCATCTTTTTTCGGAAGACGAAGCCTATGTCGCCTCGCGCTTTCCCCTGCAGGAATCGACCATCAACGAGCTGAAGCGGGCCACGGCAATGGATGAGGACAAACTCCTGAGTATTCTGGACGGTATGGCCGACAAGGGACTGGTGATGGATCTGCAGTACGGCAAGACCACTTATTATCTGCTTATGCCGGGCTTGATCGGGTTTTTCGAATTTACCTTCATGAAGCAGCGCGCCGATCTTCCGGTGGTTGAACTTGCCAGGCTGATGACCGAATATCTCTATGACGATAAGGGCCAGGCCCAGGAGTTTTTCGGCAGCACGACCCAGCTGACCAGATCTCTGCCCTATGAAGAGCATATTCCGGTTTCATCGGTAGTCACCACCTATGAGAGTGCCAGAGAAATAATCAAACAGTCGAGTTTCGGCGCCGTCGGACAATGCTACTGCAGACATAAAAAAGAGCATCTGGGCGAGAGCTGTGACAGGAATGCACCGACTCAAGGGATCTGCATCTCCCTGGGCACAGCCGCCAAATTCATGACCCGGAGGGGCTTTGCAGAAAAAAGAAGCAAGGAGCAGCTGCTCAAGGTTCTGGATACCGCACGAGAGTACAACCTCACCCATATAACCGACAACATCCGCCATAAGCCTTCCTTCATCTGCAACTGCTGTTCCTGCTGCTGCGAGCTGTTGGGAGGTGTGCTGCAGGGCTACACCAACGGTATAGCCAAGGCAAATTATACCCTTGCCGTCAATCCTGAAACCTGTCTCGGCTGTGGTCTCTGCGTATCGACCTGCAACGTCAAGGCCCTGGGGCTGACTCCGCTGGTCAAGGAGGAAAAACGCCGGCTCATTATAGATGAGGACATCTGTCTCGGGTGCGGGGCCTGCATTTCCGCCTGTAAAACCGGATCCATCTCCCTTACTCCTTGCACGCGCCCGCCGATTCCGGAAAAGAAAAAGGATCTTTTCGTCAAGATCCTTAAAGAGAAGAAGCGCTTCACCCCTTTTCTGCTCAGTGGTATAAAAACCAAGGTGTTGCGCGGCCTGGGCATCAAATAA
- a CDS encoding 4Fe-4S dicluster domain-containing protein has product MTQDNNDKTKGSRRNFLKGLSIAAAAGSASLVTGCLPDVSEASSETLKLKWQEFFKKNYRLMTAAEKEETVARLERLAKLQNDREVRIDTTPPREKVLFGYAFNVTRCEGFMECVTACIKENNLDRKANTQYIRVFEMEPGQLDPSTGDGKYYHEVPVENKFYMATQCFHCENAPCTKACPTKATWREPDGIVVVDYDWCIGCRYCQAACPYYGRRFNWGKPDIPEDEINPRQHYLGNRVRPKGKMEKCTFCIQRSREGRLPACVEACPTGARVFGNLLDPDSEIRFVLKNKKVFRMREELGTDPKFWYFID; this is encoded by the coding sequence ATGACACAGGACAACAACGATAAAACCAAGGGCAGCCGGAGAAATTTCCTCAAAGGACTCTCTATCGCCGCGGCAGCAGGCAGCGCCTCGCTCGTTACCGGCTGCCTTCCCGATGTCAGTGAAGCCTCCAGTGAAACGTTGAAGCTGAAATGGCAGGAATTCTTCAAAAAAAATTACCGCCTGATGACCGCTGCTGAAAAAGAAGAGACTGTGGCCAGACTGGAACGGCTGGCCAAACTGCAGAATGATCGTGAAGTCAGGATAGACACCACCCCTCCCCGGGAGAAGGTACTCTTCGGTTATGCCTTCAATGTCACCCGCTGTGAGGGCTTCATGGAATGTGTTACCGCCTGTATCAAGGAAAACAATCTCGACCGCAAGGCCAACACCCAATATATCCGTGTTTTTGAAATGGAACCTGGTCAGCTCGATCCCAGTACCGGAGACGGCAAATATTATCACGAAGTTCCAGTGGAAAACAAATTTTACATGGCCACCCAGTGTTTCCACTGCGAGAATGCCCCATGTACCAAGGCATGCCCTACCAAGGCCACCTGGCGCGAGCCTGACGGCATTGTAGTAGTCGATTATGACTGGTGTATCGGCTGCCGCTACTGCCAGGCCGCCTGTCCTTACTACGGCCGAAGATTCAACTGGGGCAAACCCGATATCCCGGAAGATGAGATCAATCCCAGGCAGCATTACCTGGGCAACAGGGTTCGGCCTAAGGGCAAGATGGAAAAATGCACCTTCTGTATCCAGCGCAGCAGGGAGGGGAGACTTCCCGCCTGCGTCGAGGCCTGTCCCACCGGGGCCAGGGTATTCGGCAATTTGCTGGATCCCGACAGCGAAATTCGTTTCGTGCTCAAGAACAAAAAGGTTTTCAGAATGCGCGAGGAGTTGGGGACAGACCCCAAGTTCTGGTATTTCATCGATTGA
- a CDS encoding glycine zipper domain-containing protein: protein MRIIALTLAGLMALIMTSCANLDMNKGQQGAVGGSAGGALLGQAIGRSTEATLIGAAVGGLVGYIVGNEMDKFDRKELNHAYEFAPSGQTTSWQNPDSGNVYQVTPQPAYTTQSAPQRPCRQAEILATIDGKTEKTYTTACRNAQGQWELQNR from the coding sequence ATGAGGATAATTGCACTTACACTGGCTGGTCTTATGGCCTTGATTATGACATCCTGCGCCAATCTGGATATGAACAAGGGACAGCAGGGGGCCGTGGGAGGCTCTGCCGGTGGAGCCTTGCTCGGCCAGGCCATCGGCAGAAGTACCGAAGCAACACTGATAGGCGCTGCAGTCGGTGGTTTGGTTGGATATATTGTCGGTAATGAAATGGACAAATTCGACAGAAAAGAACTCAACCATGCTTACGAGTTTGCTCCTTCGGGACAAACCACTTCCTGGCAGAATCCGGACAGCGGCAATGTTTATCAGGTTACTCCTCAGCCGGCATATACAACCCAGAGCGCTCCGCAAAGGCCTTGCAGACAGGCGGAAATATTAGCCACAATTGATGGCAAAACTGAAAAGACCTACACCACCGCGTGCAGGAATGCCCAGGGGCAGTGGGAACTGCAGAATAGGTAA
- a CDS encoding DUF4442 domain-containing protein, translating to MGATLLSFLMARAGKSAFWLYVLNILLSRTIPFNSPHKFRVIEIDAEKISTFAPYRRSNFNHIKGIHACAIATAAEFSAGFLLLTNLDPVQYRLIMSKLDAEYFYQAKKDIIASAQLSEERLHKEVLLPLADREATTIEMKTVVRDVMENTVAEVRTTWQVKRWNRVRTKI from the coding sequence ATGGGGGCAACACTTCTTTCTTTTCTCATGGCAAGGGCCGGGAAATCGGCTTTCTGGCTCTATGTCCTGAATATACTGCTGTCCCGAACCATTCCTTTTAACAGTCCGCATAAATTCCGTGTTATCGAAATTGATGCGGAAAAAATCAGCACGTTTGCCCCTTATCGCCGAAGCAATTTTAATCATATAAAGGGAATTCATGCCTGTGCGATTGCCACTGCAGCGGAATTTTCAGCAGGATTCCTGCTGCTCACCAACCTGGACCCGGTACAGTATCGCCTCATCATGTCGAAACTGGATGCAGAGTATTTCTACCAGGCTAAAAAGGATATTATTGCCTCGGCGCAGTTGAGTGAAGAGCGGTTGCACAAGGAAGTATTACTGCCCCTGGCAGACCGTGAGGCGACAACCATTGAGATGAAAACGGTGGTGCGGGATGTCATGGAGAATACAGTGGCCGAGGTGAGAACGACATGGCAGGTAAAGCGCTGGAACAGGGTGCGTACCAAGATATGA
- a CDS encoding lysophospholipid acyltransferase family protein, with protein sequence MKKYRYLPEYKIVVFLGWFIRLLPRKMVLLLGERIGDLIFYCIPVRKKITLNQVKRAFPDKSNREVAAIARDTYRNLGMNSLEYLCLPGLSKKSLLEIVKFKNEGVMQRAFSKGKGVILVGGHFGNWEYMGAAISASGYPLTYVVAGIANPHIDRMVNKYRMGVGISILPKGMSVRLMLKTLRKNEAMAMLMDQDAGRNGTFVSFFNQPCSTPKGPALFALKTGAAMILVSSIRQRDGSLQVIFEEVELDYGQGATPENIHEIMQRCTAGLESYVRDYPGHWLWMHRRWKTHPSIVEKKVVEKN encoded by the coding sequence ATGAAAAAATATCGTTATTTGCCAGAATATAAGATCGTCGTTTTTCTGGGATGGTTCATTCGTCTGCTGCCGCGTAAGATGGTGCTTCTCCTCGGAGAAAGGATCGGAGATCTAATCTTCTATTGCATTCCCGTCCGTAAAAAAATCACCTTGAATCAAGTTAAGCGCGCCTTTCCGGATAAAAGCAACCGGGAGGTTGCCGCCATTGCCAGAGATACCTATAGAAATCTGGGGATGAACAGCCTTGAATATCTCTGCTTACCAGGTCTGTCGAAAAAATCCTTACTGGAAATAGTGAAGTTTAAGAACGAGGGAGTAATGCAGCGGGCCTTTTCCAAAGGGAAGGGTGTTATTCTGGTCGGCGGTCATTTTGGAAACTGGGAGTATATGGGCGCAGCAATCAGCGCCAGTGGCTATCCGCTCACCTATGTGGTTGCCGGCATAGCCAATCCCCATATAGACAGAATGGTGAACAAATACAGGATGGGGGTTGGAATCAGCATTTTGCCGAAGGGTATGTCGGTACGCCTGATGTTGAAGACGTTGCGAAAAAATGAAGCGATGGCCATGCTGATGGACCAGGATGCCGGCAGAAACGGAACCTTTGTCAGTTTTTTCAATCAACCCTGTTCTACTCCTAAAGGTCCCGCCCTCTTCGCTCTGAAGACAGGCGCCGCCATGATTCTCGTCTCATCGATTCGTCAGCGCGATGGCTCTCTGCAGGTAATTTTCGAAGAAGTCGAGCTTGACTACGGCCAGGGTGCCACGCCTGAGAACATTCATGAGATCATGCAGCGCTGCACCGCCGGATTGGAATCCTATGTGAGAGATTACCCGGGACACTGGCTCTGGATGCACCGTCGCTGGAAAACTCACCCTTCGATTGTCGAAAAAAAAGTAGTCGAAAAAAACTGA
- a CDS encoding acyl-CoA dehydrogenase, with translation MILFNPSKYQRDHADALSRELVEKTIQFFENKGLQKIKEDDQSMIWYEDFLQFIKKEKIFATLLTPQEYGDGTTRWDMWRLSEYNEVLAFYGLCYWYAWQVTILGLGPIWMGDNEEIKKKTAQMLRDGGVFAFGLSEKEHGADLYSSEMKLYPQEDGSYLARGSKYYIGNGNCAALVSTFAKIDGSDEYVFFAVRSDHPQYECVKKIDTSGVRQAYVSEYALHDYPITEADILSRGKLAWNSSLNTVNIGKYELGCASIGIATHAFYEALNHAASRELYHRKVTDFPHVKKLFTESYARLAAMKLFAHRAADYLRAASDQDRRYLLFNPIVKMKVTGQGEKVVGLLHEVIAAKGYEQDTYFEMAIRDIGMLPKLEGTEHVNMALIIKFVRNYFFEPLDYPEIPVKKEEGDDSYLFHQYTGGLADVRFPDYRLAYRGVSSANIDIFKEQVELFRSLLISAPPSKEQSANIDYMLAAGELFTLIVYAQLILEHKDEYGVDDDLLEQIFSFLIRDFSNSALQMVLGYDNSDEQEEIFKKMIIKPKRDQDAFNRVFQEQVLSLKDAYRMNM, from the coding sequence GTGATACTCTTTAACCCGTCGAAATACCAGCGAGACCATGCTGATGCACTCTCGCGTGAATTGGTGGAGAAAACCATCCAATTCTTTGAGAACAAAGGGTTGCAGAAAATAAAGGAAGATGATCAGTCCATGATCTGGTATGAGGATTTTCTGCAGTTTATTAAGAAAGAAAAGATATTTGCCACCCTGCTTACTCCACAGGAATATGGGGATGGTACCACCCGATGGGATATGTGGCGCCTCAGTGAATATAACGAAGTGCTGGCCTTTTACGGCCTCTGTTACTGGTATGCCTGGCAGGTGACTATTCTGGGCCTGGGCCCTATCTGGATGGGGGACAACGAGGAAATCAAGAAGAAGACCGCGCAAATGCTGCGGGACGGCGGAGTTTTTGCCTTCGGCCTTTCCGAAAAGGAGCATGGCGCCGACCTCTACTCCAGCGAAATGAAGCTCTATCCCCAGGAAGACGGCAGCTATCTGGCCCGAGGCTCTAAATATTACATCGGCAACGGTAACTGCGCCGCCCTGGTATCGACCTTTGCTAAAATAGACGGCAGCGATGAGTATGTCTTCTTTGCGGTTCGTTCCGATCACCCGCAGTATGAATGCGTGAAAAAGATTGATACATCCGGGGTGCGCCAGGCCTATGTCTCCGAATATGCCCTGCATGACTATCCTATCACCGAGGCGGATATTCTCTCCCGGGGAAAACTCGCCTGGAACTCGTCTTTGAATACCGTCAATATCGGCAAATATGAACTGGGCTGTGCCTCCATCGGCATCGCTACGCACGCCTTTTATGAGGCACTCAATCATGCGGCATCAAGAGAGCTTTATCATCGCAAAGTTACGGATTTTCCTCATGTCAAAAAGCTTTTCACCGAATCCTATGCCCGCCTGGCGGCAATGAAGCTGTTTGCCCATCGTGCCGCTGATTATCTGCGCGCTGCTTCCGATCAGGATCGGAGATATCTGCTTTTTAACCCGATTGTCAAAATGAAGGTTACCGGCCAGGGCGAAAAGGTTGTCGGTCTTCTCCATGAGGTTATAGCCGCCAAGGGCTACGAGCAGGACACCTATTTCGAAATGGCCATTCGTGATATCGGCATGCTGCCCAAGCTCGAAGGTACCGAGCACGTTAATATGGCGCTGATCATCAAATTTGTGCGCAACTACTTTTTTGAGCCGCTCGACTATCCTGAGATTCCCGTGAAAAAAGAAGAGGGTGATGATTCCTATCTCTTTCATCAGTATACCGGCGGGTTGGCCGATGTCCGCTTTCCCGATTACCGGCTTGCCTATCGTGGCGTGAGCTCGGCCAATATAGATATCTTCAAAGAGCAGGTTGAACTCTTCCGTTCCTTGCTGATCAGCGCGCCGCCCTCAAAGGAGCAGAGCGCCAATATCGATTATATGCTGGCCGCAGGCGAACTTTTTACCCTGATAGTCTACGCGCAGCTTATCCTTGAGCATAAAGATGAGTATGGAGTGGATGATGACCTGCTGGAGCAGATATTCAGCTTCCTGATCCGTGACTTTTCCAACTCTGCTTTGCAGATGGTGCTGGGATATGATAACAGTGATGAGCAGGAAGAAATTTTCAAAAAAATGATCATCAAGCCGAAGAGGGATCAGGACGCTTTCAACCGGGTTTTTCAGGAACAGGTACTTTCCCTGAAGGATGCCTATCGCATGAATATGTAG
- a CDS encoding DUF4136 domain-containing protein encodes MRMTSPLFCILFFLMTGCSAVQVSQDYDAGVDFMDFRTYDWRSEVAPEGEKLMERNPLLHKRFYRAIDRVLQQKGYVQSDRPDFLVGYDFSVTTRLESDPFRTRFGFGVGSYYRYGGIGINAAPDIHQYDLGMLVINFYSTNPVTLVWRGKGSERIPSHSTPENLTDMVNSMVEAILNQFPPGIGEGGWGSF; translated from the coding sequence ATGAGAATGACATCCCCCCTTTTCTGCATACTCTTTTTCCTAATGACCGGCTGCTCGGCTGTGCAGGTGAGTCAGGATTATGATGCAGGAGTCGATTTCATGGATTTCCGGACCTATGACTGGAGATCGGAGGTGGCACCGGAAGGAGAGAAACTCATGGAGAGAAATCCTTTGCTGCATAAACGATTTTATCGGGCCATCGATCGTGTGCTGCAGCAGAAGGGTTACGTGCAAAGCGATAGGCCGGATTTTCTTGTAGGTTATGATTTTTCAGTTACAACCAGGCTGGAGTCCGATCCCTTCAGAACCCGTTTTGGTTTCGGGGTGGGTTCATATTATCGCTATGGCGGAATCGGCATTAATGCCGCTCCCGATATTCATCAGTACGACCTGGGGATGCTGGTGATAAACTTCTATTCCACCAATCCTGTGACCTTGGTATGGCGCGGCAAGGGTTCTGAAAGGATCCCCAGTCATTCAACGCCGGAAAATCTCACCGACATGGTGAACAGCATGGTGGAGGCGATTCTGAACCAGTTTCCACCCGGTATCGGCGAAGGCGGCTGGGGCTCCTTTTAG